The following coding sequences lie in one Zingiber officinale cultivar Zhangliang chromosome 2B, Zo_v1.1, whole genome shotgun sequence genomic window:
- the LOC122046839 gene encoding selenium-binding protein 1-like translates to MAGAVEVEQVAVAKASCCGVLTGPGYASPLDAMAGPREALIYVTCIYNGTGIEKPDYLATVDVDPSSPTYSKVIHRLPMPHVGDELHHSGWNSCSSCHGDSTAVRRFLILPSLLSSRVYVIDTVKDPKAPSLHKVVEPADIAQKTGLAYPHTSHCLASGDIMISCLGDKDGNAKGNGFLLLDSDFNVKGRWEKPGNSPLFGYDFWYQPRHKTMISSSWGAPAAFSKGFNLQHVSDGLYGRHLYVYSWPDGELKQTLDLGTTGLLPLETRFLHDPSKTTGFVGAALSSNMIRFFKTEDGSWNHEVAISVTPLKVRNWILPEMPGLITDFLISLDDRYLYFVNWLHGDVRQYNIEDPSKPVLVGQVWVGGLLQKGSDVVYVGEDGKESQFEVPEVQGNRLRGGPQMIQLSLDGKRLYATNSLFSAWDHQFYGPDLVHKGSHILQIDVDTEQGGLAVNPNLFVDFGLEPEGPALAHEMRYPGGDCTSDIWI, encoded by the exons ATGGCTGGCGCAGTGGAGGTGGAGCAGGTGGCCGTCGCCAAGGCATCGTGCTGCGGCGTCCTCACGGGACCGGGCTATGCGTCGCCGCTCGACGCAATGGCGGGACCGCGGGAAGCTTTGATCTATGTCACTTGCATCTACAATG GAACTGGGATAGAAAAGCCAGACTACTTGGCCACGGTTGATGTGGACCCCAGCTCACCAACCTATTCTAAAGTAATCCATAGACTTCCTATGCCCCATGTTGGTGATGAGCTGCATCATTCTGGTTGGAACTCTTGCAGCTCTTGTCATGGGGACTCAACAGCTGTTCGGCGTTTCTTGATCCTGCCTTCATTGCT ATCAAGCCGCGTATATGTTATTGACACTGTAAAAGATCCAAAAGCTCCCTCATTGCATAAGGTTGTTGAGCCTGCAGATATTGCACAAAAAACTGGGCTAGCGTATCCTCATACTTCCCATTGCCTTGCATCTGGTGATATAATGATTTCTTGTCTTGGAGATAAAGATGGAAATGCTAAAGGCAATGGCTTCCTGCTTCTTGATTCAGATTTCAATGTAAAGGGGAG GTGGGAAAAACCAGGTAATAGCCCTTTGTTTGGCTATGATTTCTGGTACCAACCGCGGCATAAGACCATGATTAGCTCATCATGGGGAGCTCCTGCAGCATTTTCGAAGGGGTTCAACCTACAACATGTTTCAGATGGTTTATACGGAAGACACCTGTATGTTTACAGCTGGCCAGATGGTGAACTAAAGCAGACATTGGACCTTGGGACTACAGGGCTCTTGCCCTTGGAA ACAAGGTTTCTTCATGACCCATCTAAAACCACTGGCTTTGTTGGTGCTGCTTTGTCCAGCAACATGATAAGATTTTTCAAGACTGAAGATGGATCCTGGAATCAtgag GTTGCAATATCTGTAACTCCACTTAAGGTGCGGAACTGGATTCTTCCTGAAATGCCAGGGCTGATAACTGACTTCCTTATCTCCCTCGACGACCGGTATCTATATTTCGTGAATTGGTTACACGGTGATGTTAGACAGTACAACATTGAAGATCCATCAAAACCTGTGTTGGTTGGACAAGTATGGGTTGGAGGACTTCTCCAGAAGGGTAGTGATGTAGTTTATGTCGGAGAGGATGGAAAAGAATCACAATTTGAGGTTCCTGAGGTTCAG GGTAATCGCCTCCGAGGAGGGCCACAGATGATTCAGCTTAGCTTGGATGGGAAGCGACTGTACGCGACCAACTCTCTATTCAGTGCCTGGGATCACCAATTTTACGGCCCAGATCTGGTGCACAAGGGTTCGCACATCTTACAGATCGATGTGGATACCGAGCAAGGTGGTCTGGCCGTGAACCCAAACTTATTTGTTGATTTTGGGTTGGAACCTGAGGGACCTGCGCTGGCACATGAGATGAGGTATCCCGGTGGCGATTGCACCTCTGATATTTGGATCTGA